In Seonamhaeicola sp. S2-3, the genomic window AACGACCTCCAAATTCTGAAGTAACGGTACTACTTTCAATATCTCTAATACCTCTAGAATTCACGCAAAGGTGTTTGGCATCTATAACACAAGCTACATCTTTTGTTCCTAAAACTTCTTGTAATTCTTTTACAATTTGAATAGTTAACCGCTCTTGTACTTGTGGACGTTTTGCAAAATAATCTACTATACGGTTCATTTTAGATAAACCAACTACCGTACCGTTAGATATGTAAGCTATATGAGCTCTACCAACAATAGGCAGTAAATGGTGTTCGCAAGTTGAATACACTGTGATGTTTTTTTCAACAAGCATTTCGCCGTATTTGTATTTATTGTCAAAAGTAGAGGCGCTTGGTTTTTTTTGAGGGTCTAAACCACTAAAAATTTCTTTTACAAACATCTTTGCAACGCGGTTAGGAGTACCTTTTAAACTATCGTCATTTAAATCTAAACCAAGGGTTTCCATAATATGGCGTATATCATCTTTGATGATATCCATCTTTTCTTCATTGGTTAGTTTAAAAGCATCACTACGCATAGGTGTGTCTTGTGAGGTGCTTATGTGCTCATCTCCCAGAGCATCAAAATCTTCTAAATCTTTATCAAATTTCATATGAACTATATGATTGAAATATATAATTGGCAAAGATAAGCATTATACTTTTGTAATGCTTTAACTTAGCAAATAATTAGCATTTGTACATTAGTCTATATTGTATTATAATAATTACACAAAAAAATAAAAGCTTGAATAAAAAATTACTCAAGCCTTTTAAGTTTTATTTATGTGTATTGTTAAATATTAAAGCTTAATGTTACTGTAATGTTAGAGTTTTTTCTATCTACCGTAGCTTGTGGTGCATCACCAAAATCTAAATGATACAGTTTATTAATAAAAGATCTTTCGGCATAATCATAGGTAAAATCTAGTTTGGTGTTTCCAAAGTTATAACCTAAACCAAAAGAATATCCGTTAAGGTCTCCAACAGTAATGCCATCGGTATAAGGGCTTTCTTCAAAACGGTAGCCTCCTCTAAAACTAAATTGTTTGTGTTTGTATTCTCCACCAAGTCTATACGTAGAGGCATCTGTAAATGTATTACTAATATTAGCGTTTAGGTCTTGGTAATAAGCATCATTTTCTGGTTTAAATTTGGTGCTACCATAATCTTTTCTAGAATAATCAAAACTTATTAAGCCTTGTTTACCAAAAACGTATGCTAAACTTCCTGTAATTTGAGCAGGTGTTTGTAGTTTGTATTGAGGGTATACGTTTGTAATTTGCGGATAAATTTCTACAAAACCATTATCGCCATCAGTGGCTAAATATTGTGATGTTTCTTCTTCAATAGTATACCAAGTAGGAGAGTCATAAGTTATACCAATTCTAAACTCTGGGGTTAGTTTCATGATACCACCAAGTTGAAAAGAAAAACCATTACCAGTAGTGTTTAAGGCGTTTTCAAACTCTACATAATTAACTGTTGATCCCGTGTTGTTGTTTTCTTCAAATAATAATGTTGAACGTTGATAGTCTATAAAGTGCGAGTTTAAGTTTAATCCTAAATATAAATTGTCTTCATATTGGGTTGCAATATTAAAAGATACTTTACCATTGTAACCAGTTGCTATATATGAGTAATCGTGCATAAAAGTTCCTGGATCAATATTAGAAGTGTAAATAGTGTTAGCATCATTATCAATATCATCTGGTTCTAGAATAAAAGATTCAAAACCTAAAAAAGCTTGTTGATGTGCAAAACCATAAGTATTTCCTATATCTCGGTAAGCATCGCTTGGAGATTCGCCTGGGAAAGCTGAAATTTCGTCTAACCTTTTACCATCAGCATAATCGTAAAAATAGCTAGCAATAGAGTTGCTAAAATTAGGATCGTTTGTATTGTTTGTTCCAAAAGCATACCAGTTGTCGTCATGGTTATTGGTTCTTTCATAAGCTACTGCCAATGAAAATTTTCTCCATGGTGAATTTGTATTAGAAGCAAAAACAAAAGCAGCTCCTGCTTGGTTTATATCGAAATTAGACTCATTGGTACTACCAGAACCTCCAAAGTAGTTAGAATTATTCTTAGAATGAACATTTGTGCCAGATATAGAGGCATGACTTCTAATAAAAACTGCAGAACTTGCAGGGTTTAAACTAACGGCACTCATGTCTCCACCCAAGGCGCCAAAAGCACCACTTAACGCTCTAAAACGAGCTGTACCTTGAATGTTATCTTGAGAATATCGTAGGGCATCTGTTAAATCTTGTGCGTAAATTGAAGACATAGACAATAAACCTATGACTAGTAAATTTATCTTTTTCATGTGTAATTTTTTTGTTTTTAGATTATCGACGTCTACCACTAGAAGAACTTCTGCTACCAGATGAGCTTCTACTGCTGCTTGAAGACCTAGATACACCAGAACTAGAACTTCTACTACTAGAAGAACTGTAAGATCTACTAGATGACGAAGATGAAGGTGTTGAATAAGATCTTCTTGACGAACGATTATATGTAGGTTTTTTATAAGTACTATAACTTCTAGTTTTAGATGCTGATCTACTAGTTGAATTAGACGACGGTGTTCTAGATACTGTTGATGTTCTTCCTTGTGAGCTACTGTATCTACTTACAGTACTAGATCCTGTAGATCTTCTGGTACTGTAACTATTGGTAGAATTTCTATTTACAGTACTAATGCGAGAGGTGTTACTAGTTATGCCTCTACTAGATGTACTAGATACACTACTTCTACGTGCTGTATTATATTTTGAGGTTGCACTATTTGTATTAGATATAGAGCTTCTTCTAGAGGATGTATAAGTGTTTCTGCTAGAAGCACCAGAATAATAACTGCCTCTTCTGCTTGAGTTGTAAGCTAAACCACGATTATTGTAGTATCTATTTCCGTAATAACCACCATAGTAGCTATAAGGGTATCTATATCTCCATGGGTTGTAAGCCCAACCTCCGTAGTATCCACCGTAAAATGGCGAGTACCATGGGTCATAGTAACCCCAACTATTCCAGCTATTCCACCCAAAATACCAATCGTAATTACTCCATCCCCATCCCCATCTAGAGTAAGGTCTATGCCATCCCCATCCCCAGTTGTTCCAACCCCAATCAGAGTGGATGTTTATGGTTACAGAATTACTGTTTTGACCCCAACCAGCATAACCTTGATAGTCATTATATATGGTGTCATTAGTAGCATAATTGTCAGATTCATAAGAATCTATGTCAGTAAAAATAGATTCGTCTTCCATTAATAATTCAGACTGTAAAGATTTATTTCTAAAGTAGTTTTTGTAGTAATTACTGTTAGATTGATTAGGCACTTCAACAACTGTTTCTGTAGGTGTATTAGTTACCACTATTTGAGAATCGCCATAAATACCATCATCATCTACACCAACGTATTGATAAGAACCACATGATACTAGGCCAAACATTAAACCTATTAAGGCTATGAATGACACTTTTTTATTTGAGTAGTTATTTAAGCGCATATCTATAAGATTTTATTGTTGGACATAACAAAAATAGTTAGTTTTGTTGAACTATTTTTTTATTTAACATAGTCACAATATTTGTGCCAAAACTTTTATATGAGTAAAAAACTTACTAGTAGAGCAGAAGATTATTCTAAATGGTATAACGAATTAGTTGTAAAAGCAGACTTAGCGGAGAATTCGGCAGTTAGAGGTTGTATGGTAATTAAACCTTATGGTTATGCTATTTGGGAAAAAATGCAAGCAGAATTAGATAGAATGTTTAAAGAAACGGGGCATCAAAATGCATATTTTCCGCTTTTTGTACCCAAAAGTTTGTTTGAAGCAGAAGAAAAAAATGCCGAAGGATTTGCAAAAGAATGTGCTGTTGTAACACATTATAGGTTGCAAAATGATCCAGATAAACCAGGTAAATTAAGAGTAGATCCAGAGGCCAAATTAGAAGAAGAGCTTGTAGTAAGACCAACCAGTGAAGCTATTATTTGGAATACCTATAGAAATTGGATTCAATCTTACAGAGATTTACCAATATTAGTAAACCAATGGGCAAACGTAGTGCGTTGGGAAATGCGTACACGTTTATTTTTACGTACAGCAGAGTTTTTATGGCAAGAAGGCCACACAGCACATGAAACTAAGGCAGAGGCAATAGCGGAAACCAAACAAATGAATAACGTTTATGCTACTTTTGTAGAGAACTTTATGGCTATACCAGTTATACAAGGTGTAAAAACTGAAAGCGAACGTTTTGCAGGAGCAGAAGATACCTATTGTATTGAAGCTTTAATGCAAGATGGAAAAGCATTACAAGCAGGTACATCACACTTTTTAGGGCAGAATTTTGCTAAAGCTTTTGATGTTAAGTTTGCCAACAAAGAAGGAAAACAAGATTATGTTTGGGCAACATCTTGGGGAGTTTCTACAAGATTAATGGGCGCTCTTATTATGACCCATAGTGATGATAACGGATTAGTATTACCACCAAACCTAGCACCTTATCAAGTAGTTATTGTGCCTATTTACAGAAATGAAGAGCAATTTGAAGCTATAAGTAAAGTAGCAGAAGATATTATAAGTGATTTAAGAGAAAGAAATATTTCTGTTAAGTTTGATAAACGAGATACTTTGCGTCCAGGAGCAAAATTTGCACAACATGAATTACAAGGAGTACCTTTACGTATAGCAATAGGGCCAAAAGATTTAGAAGATGAAACCGTTGAAGTAGCCAGAAGAGATACCTTAACTAAACAAACCGTAATTTTAGATAGAATAAGTGTTGTTGTAGAAGACTTACTAGAAGAAATTCAAAAAAACCTATTTAATAAAGCATTAGAGTTTAGAAATAACCATATAACTAAGGTAGATACTTTTGAAGAGTTTAAAAAGGTATTAGATAGTAAAGGAGGCTTTATATCGGCACATTGGGATGGAACTAGTGAAACCGAAGAAAAAATAAAAGAGCTAACAAAAGCAACAATTAGATGTATTCCATTAGATATGGAAGCAGAAGACGGTGTTTGTGTGTATTCTGGCAAGCCTTCAAAACGTAGGGTTTTATTTGCAAAAGCGTACTAGTTTAAATTTTTTTTAAAAAAAATTGAATAAGTATTGCAACATTTAAAAATAGTTGTATTTTTGCATCCGCAATCACGAATTGCAAGTTCATTAAATAAATGAGATAACCAAATGGCCCGTTCGTCTATCGGCTAGGACGCCAGGTTTTCATCCTGGTAAGAGGGGTTCGATTCCCCTACGGGCTACAATTTTTTAATAAAAAAAGCAAATGGCAAATCATAAGTCAGCATTAAAAAGAATAAGAAGTAACGAAGCTAAACGTGTTTTAAATAGATATCAACACAAAACTACACGTAGCGCTATTAAAAAGTTACGTGAGTTAACAGATAAAAAAGAAGCAGAGGCTTTATATCCTCAAGTTGTTTCTATGTTAGATAAATTAGCTAAGAAAAATGTTATTCATGCTAATAAAGCAGCGAACCTAAAATCTGGTTTAGCTAAGCATGTAGCTGCTTTGTAGAACAAGCCAAAAAAGAATATTATAAGAGCCTTTCTGAAAAGAAAGGCTTTTTTTATGTGTTGATTTTATTTAAGTATTAGTCACCTATAACAAGTTGTTACAGATTATAATAATTTTAAAGGATCAAGTCCAAAATCTGGGTTTTTACCATTTTAAGAATATAATTTAATCAAGCGATATAAGAAGTATTCCGTATTCCTGACTCCCCTAAATTGAGATCTAAAAGCCTTTACTTTGGCATTAAAGGATTCAGCTGAAGCATTAGTACTTCTGTTTATAAAATAGTTGAGTACAGAGCGGTAATTTAAAGTAATACTATTGGCTACCGTTTGGAAGCTCTTAAATCCTGACTCCTCTACATCTTTGTACCAGTGGGCTAGTTTGGTGTAAGCTACTTTAATATCTATGGCTTGGTTAAAAATATTCCTCAAGCCTTGAACAAGTCCATAAGCTTTCTTTAATTCTGGGTATTCATTAAACAATATCTGTCCCCTCTCTTTCTGATTTGGAGTCCATTTATCTGGGGATTTATACAGTAGATATCTACTCCTGGCCAGGAGTTGTTTTGAGCTATCACCATTAGAAAAAGTTACAGGTTTAAATTCTTTGTCGGCAGCTCTAGATAGCTTTATCTGTTCATTTTCTTGATCCAAAGCTTCCCATCGGTATTTGATACGAAGATCTTGGAGCGCCTCTATTGCCAGCTTCTGTACATGGAACCTGTCTGTTACTTGGATGGCTTTCGGGAAACATTTAGTGGAGATCGTTTTCATAGAGTTAGCCATGTCTAAGGTGATCTCTTTCACTTTAGCACGCTTCTTTGCTGGGATCTTCAAGAGTTGTTCGATAATAGGCTCCACTTTAGTTCCGTGGAATATCCCAACTAAAGCCCCTTTCTTTCCTTTGGCCTTCTTATTGGTAATGATGGTATAGAGCTCTCCCTTGGACAGCGCTGTCTCATCAATGGATAAATAAGAACCTAAGTTTTCAGGGAAAACAAGCCACTGTTTAGCATGACTCTTATGCTCCCATTGCTTAAAATCACTTAAGTGATCCTTATAATGTCTTTGAAGCCTTTTTCCGGACATACCATACTGGTGCCCAAGTTGTTGGCTGCTCAGAGCAGTATTATCAGTCGATTTCTTTTAAAAAAGCAGCAAACTCTTTTGATATTCGAGTTCCCTGTGCAATAAATTCATCCCATTCACGACTTACTTTAATCCTCTTTTTATCAAGTAGAACGTCCCAACGCCTTCGTTTAAGATTTAATGATAGTAGATTGTCTCGAACGGGATAATCCTCGATTATTCGAGGCTCCATGAAGCCACTGGCTTTATACTTGCAATCCTTGTACTTAGATGGTATTTGTTTTTTCTCCTCCAAATATATCGTTAGACGGTTCTCATATAAAACATGCTTTATAGGCTTCTTATCGAATCCAACAATATCAAAATACTCTAATATTCCTTCTGGTAATATTAAACTTAACAAGGATAACTCAGTGTCTTTATTCATCAATATAATTTAAAGTACAAAGAAAATTATTTTTCTCTTTAGACCCAACTTTTGAGATTGATCCAAAACTTTTTCTGCCATATTAGTGACAATTTTGCAGAATGAAAAAGATATCAAACTTAGGCGTTTTTACCATACTATTAGTTAGTAGTTTAACTATTATGGTTGGCTCAGTTATAGCCCCTTCATTATCAGCTATTGTACATAATGTAAATTTTGGTTTTTCACCAGGTTGGTTAATTACCTTACCATCGTTAGGAGTAGTTTTATTTGCCCCTCTAATAGGTAGGTTGTTACCAAAATTAGGTGTTTTAAAAATGTTGTGTTTAGGCCTAATTCCGTATGCTATTTTAGGGTTTTTGGGAGCCTTCATTTCAAATGATTATTTGCTAATTATAGATAGAGTCCTTTTAGGAGGAGCAACGGTGGCGGTTCAGGTTGCTGCTACAGCTTACATTGCTAATTGTTTCTCAGGAGAAAAAAGGATGAAAATTATTGCTTGGCAAGGCATGAGTATTGAACTTGGGGGTGTTGTTTTTCTCGCTATTGGTGGGGTTTTAGGTGAAATTAACTGGGAATTTCCGTTTTACATATATCTTATAGCTTTGTTGTGCTTATTACTAGTGGCTAAAACATTGCCAAAACCTGAGTTTAACACTAAAGACCAAACAAAAATATTGAGACAAAAAAATAAAAATAATCCTAAAGTACAACTTATTTTTATCGCCTCATTATTAGCTATGATGTTGTTTTTTGTAAGTTTTGTAACCTTGCCATTGTATTTGCCAAAAACTTTTAGGTTTAATGAATCTCAAACGGGTTATTTAATGGCATTAATTTCTGTGGTTGCTATTATAACAGCTAGCCAAATGCCTAAAATGATAAAGTTTTTGGGTGATGGTAAAACGGTGGTACTTGGTTTTATGTTTTTTATGTTAGGCTATTTAGTTTTAGCTATAACAAATAATGCCGTTTTTTTAGTATTTATAGTGATTTTTATTGGTATTGGATTTGGGTTTACTATTCCTCTATTAAATCATATGATGGTTGAAGCTAGTACACCGCAAAATCAGGGTAAAAATTTAGGGCTTTTCTCTATGGGGGTTTTTGGAGGGCAGTTTCTTTCCACTTTTATAGAATATGTTTCAAATAATCATATAGTTATATATGGAGTAGCTACGACTTTAGCTCTTGTTATTACATGTGTAATGTATGTGATGTTTCAAAATCTTTCTTACAGCCAAAATTAATTAATTTCTTCTTACTTTTGAGATATACTTCTGAAGTAAAAGAGTGTGGCAAATTGGAGAAATAAAATACAAATTGATGAAAATTTTGAAAGAGATTTAGCATTGCTTTCTGGTAATTCAATGGGTATTTATTTTCAATTTGAAGGAATTCATAAAATGATTATTCATTTTAAACCCTTAAATGAAGTGTTTTCTGAAGAAGTATTCAAAACTGATAGTGGGGTTTTGGTGAATTTTGAACGAGATTTAATTGATGAAGATGATATTGAATATGCGCTAGATGTAATGTCGTTATTTAATAAATATCCCCAATTTGTTTTAACAGAAGGAGGGGAGATTGCTAAGGTTCAACAAGTAATTCATTTGTTAAAAACTGAATTTTGTAATGAAGAGGCATCATATATTATGCTTAAAACTTTATTGAAGGTTTTGTTGTTACATTTAATAAGGCATCAAAATAATAATTTTTTAGAGCAGGATTTACATCAAAAGCGCGTATTTAAATTTTTAGAGTTAATGGAAACCCATTTTTTAAATGAAACGAGTGCTGAATTTTATGCCAATACTATAGGGATTAGTGTAAAACGGTTAAATCAAATTTTAAAAGAGAAATTAAATCTTACGGCCAAACAAATCATTAACCAACGGCAGATTACAGAAGCTAAACGTATACTTGTTAAAAGTGAAATGACAGCTAAGGAATTAGCTTTTAAATTAGGGTTTGATTCTATAAGTAGTTTCTCAAGGTTTTTTAAGAAGCATGTGGGGCTTAGTCCTTCAGATTTTAAGAAACACTAATTTATATTAAAAAAGCCTTAACGGTGTTGTTAAGGCTTTTTCTGGTTTAGTTTAGTTAGTAAAGTTATCCATTCATGGATATTAAGAATTCTTCGTTATTTCTAGTTTGTTTAAAACGATCGTTTGTAAACTCCATAGCTTCTACCGGATTCATGTCTGCAAGGTATTTACGTAATACCCACATGCGCTGAATGGTATTTTCATCAAGTAGTAAATCATCTCTACGTGTGCTTGATGATGTAAGGTCTATAGCAGGGAAAATTCTACGGTTAGATATTTTTCTATCTAATTGTAGTTCCATATTACCAGTTCCTTTAAATTCTTCAAAAATAACCTCGTCCATTTTAGAACCAGTTTCTGTAAGAGCTGTGGCTATTATGGTTAAAGACCCGCCGTTTTCAATATTTCTAGCGGCACCAAAGAAACGTTTAGGTTTATGTAATGCGTTGGCATCTACACCACCACTTAATATTTTACCAGAAGCTGGTTGTACGGTATTGTATGCTCTTGCTAAACGCGTGATAGAATCTAAAAGAATTACCACATCATGACCACATTCTACCAATCGTTTTGCTTTTTCTAAAACAATGTCGGCTATTTTAACATGTTCATGAGCTTCTTTATCAAAGGTAGAAGAAATAACTTCACCTCTTACATTGCGTTGCATGTCTGTTACTTCTTCGGGGCGTTCATCAATTAATAAAATCATTAAGTAAACCTCTGGATGATTGGCAGCAATTGCATTGGCCACATCTTTAAGTAACATGGTTTTACCAGTTTTTGGTTGCGATACTATCATACCACGTTGCCCTTTACCAATAGGAGCAAACAAATCCATTATTCTAGTAGAAATGGTACTTTGCTTTTCTGCAATATTGAATTTTTCTTGTGGGAATAAAGGGGTTAAATGCTCAAAAGAAACACGGTCTCTAACCACTTCTGGTTTCTGTCCATTTATTTTAGTAACCTTAATTAAAGGGAAATATTTTTCACCTTCTTTAGGAGGTCTAACATTACCTAAAACAGTATCGCCCTTTTTAAGTCCAAATAATCGTATTTGCGATTGTGATACATAAATATCATCAGGAGATGACAAATAGTTGTAATCTGATGAACGTAAAAATCCGTAGCCGTCCTGCATAATATCTAAAACGCCTTCGCTCTCAATAATAGCATCAAACTCATAATCAGGCTCACGATAGCGGTTTCTGTTATCTTTATTTCCGTTATCAACATTACCTTTTTTATTTTGCTGATTTCTTTGTTGATTTTTATTTTGTTGATTTCTTTGTTGGTTGTTCTGAGCCTTGGTATTGTCTTGTTTTTTCTCTTGACTACCTTTTTTTGCTGGTGCAGGAGCTTCAGATTTTTCAACGGTTACGTTTTTTTCTGCTGGTTTAGTTTCCTCTTTCTTTTGAGGTACCGCTTTTTCTTCGGCTTGAGGTTTTTGAGCAGGTTTTTGTACACGTTGCCTTGGCCTTCTTGTTTTTGGCTTGGTTTCTTGTGTAGAATCTTTCTTTTCGGACTTTTCGGGCTTTTCTGAAGATTCTGATACAGCCTTAGGGTTAGCCGCTTGGTGATCTAGTATTTGATAAACTAGATCTAATTTTTTTAAAGAACGGTATTTAGGAATACTTAATTTTTTTGCAATCTCTTGTAATTCAGAGAGTTTCTTTTCTTTTAGTTGTGAAATTTCAAACATTGATGTTTAATTGAATATATTTTTTGAATGTAATTTTTGTAGTAATTCTAAGAAAAAATTTGATTTATTCTGGAGAATTAACCGCTTATATAAGCGATTGTTGAGAATTATTACTGCAATTATACAACTTTATTTTAATTTTTAGTCTTATTTTTTAAAGAAACCATTATTTTTGTCTTCCAATTTTAAAAAACATACATGTTACAAAGAATACAAACAGTTTATCTTTTGCTTGCAGCTGGTGTTTCGGGAGGTTTAATTTTCCTTTTTGAATTATGGACACTAGAAGATGGTGTTAAGATGTTTGCGCAAGATATTAATTATGTGTTTGCAGCTTTTTTAACGTCTGCTTTTTTCTCTGTTGTAGCAATTTTTAGATACAAAAACAGGAAGTCTCAATTTATGTTGGGGCGTCTTAATATCATATTAAACTTTATTTTACTAGGATTTCTTGTATATCAATCTCTAAATTTATCTGGAGAAACTAACGTTTCTGAGAAAGGTATTGGGATGTTCATTCCTATTTTTTCTATCGTATTTTTGGCTTTGGCCAATAAAGCCATTAAAAAGGATGAAGATCTTGTAAAATCTGTAGATCGATTACGATAAAACCTAATATCTTAGTAGTATTAGTGCGTAGGCCCAAGATGAAGATCTTGGGCTTTTTTGTTGCTACATAAATTATTTGAACAAAAAAGCCTAGAATTAAATTTAATTCTAGGCTTTTAAAGTTTTGTACTATAGCGACTTCTTATTTTATTTCAATAAGCTCTAAATCAAATATTAATTCTTGTCCTGCTAATGGGTGATTAGCATCAACAATAATATGATCTTCATTTACTTCGGCTACTCTAAATTGTACTTCTCTACCATCTGGTCCTTTTGAAGCTAATCCCATGCCAACCTCTGGAGTCATTTCTGGAGGTAATTGTTCTTTTTTTACTTCGTAAAATAATTCTTTTTGCACTTCGCCGTAGGCTTCGTTAACTGGAATATTTATGGTTTTTTTCTCGTTTAATTTCATGTCAATAATACCTTTTTCAAAACCAGGAATAAGCATTCCTTGACCTAAAGTAACTTCTAATGGTTCTCTTTCTAAAGAACTGTCAAAAACTTGACCGTTACTTAATTTTCCTGTGTAATGTACTCTTACGGTATCATTTTCTTTAACTTGACTCATAATTATATTTTTTAAATAGCTACAAAAGTACGTATTAACAAACAAAAACTACAGCTTTTAGTTATAAATACTTGTTAATTCTGCGCTTTATTTTTTAGGGTGTCTTACGGCGAATTCTATGACTTCTAAATTGTCTATTTTTTTGCCATCTATTGTAAAGCGTAACATGGTGCGTTGTTTATGAAAACCATGTTTACCAACAGCCCCTGGATTCATATGAATAAGGTTTAATTTTTTATCTGGCATGACTTTTAAAATATGCGAGTGCCCACAAATAAAAAGCTTTGGAGGGTTTTGTTTTAAGGTTTCTACAACACGAGTGTTGTATTTAGGGGGTAGCCACCAATATGGGTAATCCAAACATCAACATCTTCACACATAAATCGGTTGTGTTCAGGGAATTCATTTCTAACTTTAGCATCGTCAATATTGCCATAAACCCCTTTTAAGGGTTTTAAATTTTTTATAGCATCGGTTACTTTTAAATTACCAATGTCTCCAGCATGCCATACTTCATCGGCTTGTTTTACATACTTGAGAATATCATTATCAATATATCCGTGGGTGTCTGAAAGTAAGAGAATTTTAGTCATTAATATACAATTGTAAAAACTGTTGTAAAAGTATAGATTATTGTTTGAATATGCTGTTTGTTATTTGGGGATACATAAAGACAAAAATAGAAACTATATTAAGGGTAGCTGATAAAGAGTAGGAACAATAATAAAATTGAAAAAAAGTAAATAAGCTAGTAAATATTTGCGTTAGGGATTGAGGTATTTGTTGAAGCTCCCCGACGTAGGAGGGAGCGACTACCGAAAGCCCGACCTGAAAGGAAACGCCCACTTTTTGATTCAGTTTGAAATAAGTTAGTAATACTTAATGAATTCATTATACGTTTTAATATTTAATTAAGACTTCTACCTTCGGTTTAAAAGTAAAACTATCTATCTTTGTTATTTTAAAAGTTTAAAAGTAGTTTGAGGTATTTTATAGAACTTTCTTATAGCGGTAGTGCTTACCATGGTTGGCAAAATCAGCCTACAGCCATAACAGTACAAGAGGTTATAGAAAAAGCTCTTTCTACACTTTTAAAAGAAACTATAGCTATTGTTGGCGCAGGAAGAACCGATACTGGTGTGCATGCTTCGCAAATGTTTGCTCATTTTGATACTAATGTTCATTTTGAAGAAAAACATTTGGTTTATAAACTTAATTCGTTTTT contains:
- the rho gene encoding transcription termination factor Rho, with the protein product MFEISQLKEKKLSELQEIAKKLSIPKYRSLKKLDLVYQILDHQAANPKAVSESSEKPEKSEKKDSTQETKPKTRRPRQRVQKPAQKPQAEEKAVPQKKEETKPAEKNVTVEKSEAPAPAKKGSQEKKQDNTKAQNNQQRNQQNKNQQRNQQNKKGNVDNGNKDNRNRYREPDYEFDAIIESEGVLDIMQDGYGFLRSSDYNYLSSPDDIYVSQSQIRLFGLKKGDTVLGNVRPPKEGEKYFPLIKVTKINGQKPEVVRDRVSFEHLTPLFPQEKFNIAEKQSTISTRIMDLFAPIGKGQRGMIVSQPKTGKTMLLKDVANAIAANHPEVYLMILLIDERPEEVTDMQRNVRGEVISSTFDKEAHEHVKIADIVLEKAKRLVECGHDVVILLDSITRLARAYNTVQPASGKILSGGVDANALHKPKRFFGAARNIENGGSLTIIATALTETGSKMDEVIFEEFKGTGNMELQLDRKISNRRIFPAIDLTSSSTRRDDLLLDENTIQRMWVLRKYLADMNPVEAMEFTNDRFKQTRNNEEFLISMNG
- a CDS encoding DUF4293 domain-containing protein; this encodes MLQRIQTVYLLLAAGVSGGLIFLFELWTLEDGVKMFAQDINYVFAAFLTSAFFSVVAIFRYKNRKSQFMLGRLNIILNFILLGFLVYQSLNLSGETNVSEKGIGMFIPIFSIVFLALANKAIKKDEDLVKSVDRLR
- a CDS encoding peptidylprolyl isomerase translates to MSQVKENDTVRVHYTGKLSNGQVFDSSLEREPLEVTLGQGMLIPGFEKGIIDMKLNEKKTINIPVNEAYGEVQKELFYEVKKEQLPPEMTPEVGMGLASKGPDGREVQFRVAEVNEDHIIVDANHPLAGQELIFDLELIEIK